A window of the Nisaea acidiphila genome harbors these coding sequences:
- a CDS encoding polysaccharide deacetylase family protein, whose amino-acid sequence MLDLTLTFDNGPEPEVTPLVLDILARHGLKTTFFVVGEKLEEPARLDLARRAYADGHRIGNHTFTHTIPLGQMEDSAAAVEELRRTDALVARTGETRKLFRPFGGGGKLGPHLMSPSVVDFLHDRGYSCVLWNAIPRDWADPEGWVETALQQIAAQDHTLIVLHDLPTGAMDRLEEFLDRAEAAGVTFREDYPEECVPMLAGKDVVPLDPFVAAVA is encoded by the coding sequence ATGCTCGATCTTACCCTTACCTTCGATAACGGTCCGGAGCCGGAGGTCACGCCATTGGTTCTGGATATCCTCGCGCGCCACGGCCTCAAGACAACCTTCTTTGTCGTCGGCGAAAAGCTGGAAGAGCCGGCCCGCCTTGACCTTGCGCGCCGCGCCTATGCCGACGGACATCGCATCGGTAATCACACCTTCACCCATACGATTCCGCTCGGACAGATGGAAGACAGCGCGGCCGCCGTCGAGGAATTGCGGCGCACAGACGCCCTCGTCGCCAGAACCGGCGAGACGCGGAAACTCTTCCGCCCGTTCGGCGGAGGCGGCAAGCTCGGCCCCCATCTGATGAGCCCGTCGGTCGTCGATTTCCTGCATGACCGGGGCTATAGCTGCGTGCTCTGGAATGCGATCCCGCGCGATTGGGCGGATCCGGAAGGCTGGGTCGAGACCGCGCTTCAGCAGATCGCGGCGCAGGACCATACGCTGATCGTGCTGCACGACCTGCCGACCGGCGCCATGGACCGGCTGGAGGAGTTCCTCGACCGGGCCGAAGCCGCCGGCGTCACTTTCCGCGAAGACTATCCCGAAGAGTGCGTGCCGATGCTTGCGGGCAAGGATGTGGTACCGCTCGATCCGTTCGTTGCGGCCGTCGCCTGA
- a CDS encoding GFA family protein has product MANGERVREGECLCGAVRFEVVGDLGQVVACHCSMCRKQTGHFWASTDVRKDALTVTEARGLKWYRSSPGIRRGFCSECGSTIFFDRDEGQSISISGGVLEGATGVGTRAHIYCADKGDYYEIADGVSQFPASDR; this is encoded by the coding sequence ATGGCGAATGGTGAGAGAGTACGGGAAGGCGAGTGCCTCTGCGGGGCTGTGCGCTTTGAAGTCGTCGGTGACCTTGGTCAGGTGGTGGCCTGCCACTGCTCCATGTGCCGCAAGCAGACCGGGCATTTCTGGGCCTCGACCGATGTGCGCAAGGATGCGCTCACGGTGACGGAGGCACGCGGTCTGAAATGGTACCGTTCGAGCCCCGGCATCCGGCGCGGATTCTGCAGCGAATGCGGCTCGACGATTTTCTTCGACCGGGACGAGGGGCAGTCGATTTCGATCTCCGGCGGCGTCCTTGAGGGCGCGACCGGTGTCGGGACCCGGGCCCATATCTATTGTGCGGACAAAGGCGATTATTACGAAATCGCGGACGGCGTTTCGCAGTTTCCGGCAAGCGACCGCTAG
- a CDS encoding M14 family metallopeptidase, whose protein sequence is MTAFLSLFSDTYFTARHRFLRAAAAKGHEIETAIHPLSGDFPAEVATDTVRIGPDKARHVLFISSGLHGTELTTGSGIQLGLIEEIESWLPGDMAAIFIHAVNPHGSASMTRTDENNVDPNRNNLVSFDPLPDNPDYDALHDALCPAVWEDPERDEAEARIAAYIAENGFGKFSRNVLAGQYSHPDGLFYGGSSRSWTIANLADTVARHGAGAERLAIVDLHTGLGEYGALEVMRRDAAPREGAASSKIRHVACDVLDDVACPAPPIKVILEFGTFPIGQVVNCHRADTWLKFYGHPHTPLGRKIKAELRDALFCDDPAWLEAVYSQGIAATRAVLNELSDTSAPTAD, encoded by the coding sequence ATGACCGCTTTCCTCAGCCTTTTCTCCGACACTTACTTCACCGCCCGCCACCGCTTTCTGCGGGCTGCGGCCGCCAAGGGACACGAGATCGAAACCGCGATCCATCCGCTGAGCGGCGATTTCCCGGCCGAGGTCGCAACGGACACGGTCCGGATCGGTCCCGACAAGGCGCGCCACGTTCTCTTCATCAGCTCCGGCCTGCACGGCACCGAGCTGACGACCGGCTCCGGCATCCAGCTCGGCCTGATCGAGGAGATCGAAAGCTGGCTTCCCGGCGACATGGCCGCAATCTTCATCCATGCCGTCAATCCGCATGGATCGGCTTCCATGACGCGGACGGACGAGAACAATGTCGATCCGAATCGCAACAACCTCGTCTCCTTCGATCCGCTGCCCGATAACCCGGATTACGACGCCCTGCACGATGCACTTTGCCCCGCCGTCTGGGAGGATCCGGAACGGGATGAAGCCGAAGCCAGAATCGCTGCCTATATCGCCGAGAACGGCTTCGGCAAATTCAGCCGGAACGTTCTCGCCGGCCAGTACAGCCATCCGGACGGCCTGTTCTACGGCGGCTCGTCACGCAGCTGGACCATCGCCAATCTCGCCGACACCGTCGCCCGTCACGGCGCCGGCGCCGAGCGGCTCGCCATCGTCGACCTCCATACGGGGCTCGGCGAATACGGTGCCCTCGAGGTGATGCGCCGGGACGCGGCGCCGCGCGAGGGAGCGGCCTCCTCGAAAATACGGCATGTCGCCTGCGACGTTCTGGACGATGTCGCCTGCCCCGCACCGCCCATCAAAGTGATTCTCGAGTTCGGCACCTTCCCGATCGGCCAGGTCGTGAATTGCCACCGCGCCGATACCTGGCTGAAATTCTACGGTCATCCTCACACACCGCTCGGCCGCAAAATCAAGGCGGAACTACGCGATGCGCTGTTCTGCGACGATCCGGCCTGGCTGGAAGCAGTCTACAGTCAGGGCATCGCGGCGACGCGGGCCGTTCTCAACGAACTTTCAGACACTTCCGCCCCTACTGCCGACTAG
- a CDS encoding formate--tetrahydrofolate ligase → MSDIEIAREAKMKPIMEIGDKLGIPAESLQPYGHTKAKIDLDYIKSLKDKPDGKLVLVTGINPTAAGEGKTTTSVGLGDALNRIGKNAIICLREPSLGPCFGMKGGAAGGGYAQVVPMEDINLHFTGDFHAIAAANNLLAAMIDNHIYWGNKLGIDERRVSWKRCLDMNDRALRQIANSLGGVANGFPREDGFDIVVASEVMAIFCLSTDLEDMKRRLGNIIVAYTRERKPVYAREIDANGAMTVLLRDALAPNLVQTLENNPAFIHGGPFANIAHGCNSVMATKTALKLGDYVVTEAGFGADLGAEKFFDIKCRKAGLKPAAAVIVGTVRALKMHGGVSKDDLGTENIAAVVKGTSNIKRHVVNTKKFGVPVVVALNRFITDTDAEVEAIRKELASEGVEAIVCTHWADGSAGTEALANKVVELVEGGSADFKPLYDENLGLLQKVEAIAKNIYDAAGVTADQKVLNQIKDFEALGAGKFPVCIAKTQYSFSTDPNAKGAPSGHTLPIREVRLSNGAEFIVAVCGDIMTMPGLPRVPAAEKITLNDQDQIEGLF, encoded by the coding sequence ATGTCCGATATCGAAATCGCTCGCGAAGCGAAAATGAAGCCGATCATGGAGATCGGCGACAAGCTTGGAATTCCCGCTGAATCGCTCCAGCCCTACGGCCACACCAAGGCCAAGATCGACCTCGACTACATCAAGTCCCTGAAGGACAAGCCCGACGGCAAGCTGGTGCTGGTGACCGGCATCAACCCGACCGCGGCCGGCGAAGGCAAGACCACGACCTCGGTCGGCCTCGGCGACGCGCTCAACCGGATCGGCAAGAATGCGATCATCTGCCTGCGCGAGCCGAGCCTCGGCCCCTGCTTCGGCATGAAGGGCGGCGCCGCCGGCGGCGGCTATGCCCAGGTCGTGCCGATGGAAGACATCAACCTGCATTTCACGGGCGACTTCCACGCCATCGCGGCCGCGAACAACCTTCTCGCGGCAATGATCGACAACCACATCTACTGGGGCAACAAGCTCGGCATCGACGAGCGCCGGGTCTCCTGGAAGCGCTGCCTCGACATGAACGACCGCGCGCTGCGTCAGATCGCCAACTCACTCGGCGGCGTTGCCAACGGGTTCCCGCGCGAGGACGGCTTCGACATCGTCGTCGCCTCCGAGGTGATGGCGATCTTCTGTCTCTCGACCGACCTCGAGGATATGAAGCGCCGTCTCGGCAATATCATCGTCGCCTATACCCGCGAGCGTAAGCCGGTTTATGCCCGCGAGATCGACGCCAACGGCGCGATGACCGTGCTGCTGCGCGACGCGCTGGCGCCGAACCTGGTTCAGACGCTGGAGAACAACCCGGCCTTCATCCATGGCGGCCCGTTCGCGAACATCGCGCATGGCTGCAACTCGGTGATGGCGACCAAGACCGCCCTCAAGCTCGGCGACTATGTCGTGACCGAGGCCGGCTTCGGTGCGGATCTCGGCGCCGAGAAGTTCTTCGACATCAAGTGCCGCAAGGCGGGCCTGAAGCCGGCCGCCGCGGTGATCGTCGGTACCGTCCGCGCGCTGAAGATGCATGGCGGCGTCTCCAAGGACGATCTCGGCACGGAGAATATCGCCGCGGTCGTCAAAGGCACCTCGAACATCAAGCGCCACGTGGTGAACACCAAGAAGTTCGGCGTCCCGGTCGTGGTCGCGCTGAATCGCTTCATCACCGACACCGACGCCGAGGTTGAGGCGATCCGCAAGGAACTGGCCTCCGAGGGCGTCGAGGCGATCGTCTGCACCCACTGGGCCGACGGTTCCGCCGGCACCGAGGCGCTCGCGAACAAGGTCGTCGAGCTGGTCGAGGGCGGCAGCGCCGACTTCAAGCCGCTCTATGACGAGAATCTCGGCCTGCTGCAGAAGGTCGAGGCCATCGCCAAGAACATCTACGATGCGGCGGGCGTCACGGCCGACCAGAAGGTGCTGAACCAGATCAAGGACTTCGAGGCGCTCGGCGCCGGCAAGTTCCCGGTCTGTATCGCCAAAACCCAGTACAGCTTCTCCACCGACCCGAACGCGAAGGGCGCGCCGAGCGGCCATACCCTTCCGATCCGCGAGGTGCGGCTGTCGAACGGTGCGGAGTTCATCGTGGCGGTCTGCGGCGACATCATGACCATGCCGGGCCTGCCGCGGGTCCCGGCGGCCGAAAAGATCACCCTGAACGATCAGGACCAGATCGAAGGTCTCTTCTGA
- a CDS encoding methionyl-tRNA formyltransferase, with amino-acid sequence MRIILNGQQAFGKAALEAILEKGEDEVVAVYTAPDKEGRPVDPVKEAALEHGLEVRQPADYSDPAVIEELKSWNADLMMMAYVIIFIPEEARNVPKHGSLCFHPSLLPLHRGPSSINWPIIWGAEKTGLTIFYPDDGLDEGDICVQKEVEITPDDTLGSVYFDKIFPLGIEAVLESIDLIRAGNPPHTPQDESKATYEGWCRKADGQIDWNRSQVEVYNQIRGCNPQPGAWTTLDGKELQIFDSQPAEGAGRTGRICAITDDGFVVNAGRGGILVQRVRYDGGKKVSAKEFAAEMDLKVGSKLGT; translated from the coding sequence ATGCGCATTATCCTGAACGGGCAGCAGGCCTTCGGTAAGGCCGCGCTCGAAGCCATTCTGGAAAAAGGCGAGGACGAGGTCGTCGCCGTCTATACCGCACCGGACAAGGAAGGCCGCCCGGTCGACCCGGTCAAGGAAGCCGCTCTCGAACACGGTCTCGAAGTGCGCCAGCCGGCGGACTATTCGGATCCGGCAGTGATCGAGGAGCTGAAGAGCTGGAACGCCGATCTGATGATGATGGCCTATGTCATCATCTTCATCCCGGAAGAGGCGCGGAACGTGCCGAAGCACGGCTCGCTCTGCTTCCACCCGTCCCTCCTGCCGCTGCATCGCGGCCCCTCCTCCATCAACTGGCCGATCATCTGGGGCGCCGAGAAGACCGGCCTTACGATCTTCTATCCGGATGACGGGCTCGACGAGGGCGATATCTGCGTCCAGAAGGAAGTCGAGATCACTCCGGACGACACGCTCGGCTCGGTCTATTTCGACAAGATCTTCCCGCTCGGCATCGAGGCGGTGCTTGAGAGCATCGACCTGATCCGCGCCGGCAACCCGCCGCACACCCCGCAGGACGAGTCCAAGGCGACCTACGAAGGCTGGTGCCGCAAGGCGGACGGCCAGATCGACTGGAACCGCAGCCAGGTTGAAGTCTACAACCAGATCCGCGGCTGCAACCCGCAGCCGGGCGCCTGGACCACGCTGGACGGCAAGGAGCTGCAGATCTTCGACAGCCAGCCCGCCGAGGGCGCCGGCCGCACCGGCCGGATCTGCGCCATCACCGATGACGGTTTCGTCGTCAATGCGGGCCGCGGGGGCATCCTCGTCCAGCGCGTGCGCTACGACGGCGGCAAGAAGGTCTCGGCCAAGGAATTCGCCGCCGAGATGGACCTCAAGGTCGGCTCCAAGCTCGGCACCTGA
- the ggt gene encoding gamma-glutamyltransferase, protein METPAGINAAAWEQVRMGAQGAVVTNHPLSSLAGMRILTNGGNAVDAAVAIGFALGVTEPQGSGIASDGFLMVHMKEERSVSIANGTGTAPLGATPERFAGGIVDSGILSVSVPGVCDALLAAHDRHGRLPLADCIQPAIELCLEGVPQSHFQCRLAASHDLLHSFPASAAIFAPDGVPLQPGQIRRNPDLAKTYRLIAEHGRDVFYEGPLADGIVAFSEQAGGLLTKEDFTAFRMQWQEPISTTYRGRTVYEAPPNSSGHVLLQELNLIEHFDMAALGLHSAEAIHVMAEAKKLAFADREAYLGDPDFVDVPIEGLLSKEYAAERGRLIDPERAAGKVAAGDPWAFQGAAPRSAGAPGGGLRETRSETTHYCVVDRWGNAVDGLQSLSGHFGSQVVCPGTGMLLNNRMNYWHLDAGHPDLLTPGKRVRHTMNPVMVFDGPAEEGGALNLCCGTPGADMQVQVNMQLISAIYDHGLSVTEAIHAPRWTHMQAGMSSKYPHENKDDMTAESRFGEDVLADLGARGQPVRAVGPWGGGASAGAIQVGAFGSYLAASDPRRDGQALVF, encoded by the coding sequence ATGGAAACACCGGCCGGGATCAATGCAGCGGCCTGGGAACAGGTGCGGATGGGCGCGCAGGGCGCGGTGGTGACTAACCATCCGCTCTCCTCTCTTGCGGGGATGCGGATCCTGACGAATGGTGGCAATGCGGTCGACGCGGCGGTCGCGATCGGCTTTGCGCTCGGTGTCACGGAACCGCAGGGCTCCGGCATCGCGTCCGACGGTTTCCTCATGGTCCATATGAAGGAGGAGAGGTCGGTTTCGATCGCCAACGGCACCGGGACCGCGCCGCTCGGCGCGACGCCGGAACGCTTCGCCGGCGGGATCGTCGATAGCGGCATCCTCTCCGTTTCCGTGCCCGGCGTCTGCGATGCGCTCCTCGCGGCGCACGACCGTCATGGGCGCCTGCCGCTCGCCGACTGCATCCAGCCCGCCATCGAACTTTGCCTCGAGGGCGTTCCGCAAAGCCATTTCCAGTGCCGCCTCGCGGCGTCCCATGATCTTCTTCACAGCTTTCCTGCATCGGCGGCGATCTTCGCTCCGGACGGCGTGCCCCTGCAGCCGGGGCAGATTCGGCGCAATCCGGATCTCGCGAAGACCTACAGGCTGATCGCAGAGCACGGACGGGACGTCTTCTACGAAGGGCCGCTGGCAGATGGCATCGTCGCCTTTTCGGAGCAGGCCGGCGGCCTCCTGACGAAGGAGGATTTCACGGCGTTCCGGATGCAATGGCAGGAGCCGATATCGACGACCTACCGCGGGAGAACGGTCTACGAAGCGCCGCCGAACTCGTCCGGCCATGTTCTGCTGCAGGAACTGAATCTGATCGAGCATTTCGACATGGCCGCGCTCGGTCTCCATTCGGCGGAGGCGATCCACGTCATGGCGGAGGCGAAGAAACTCGCGTTCGCCGACCGCGAGGCCTATCTCGGCGATCCCGATTTCGTCGATGTGCCGATCGAGGGACTGCTGTCGAAGGAGTATGCGGCCGAGCGGGGCAGGCTGATCGACCCCGAACGCGCAGCCGGGAAGGTCGCCGCAGGCGATCCTTGGGCGTTTCAGGGCGCAGCGCCCCGATCCGCCGGTGCGCCGGGAGGCGGGCTGCGAGAGACGCGTTCCGAAACCACGCATTACTGCGTCGTCGACCGCTGGGGCAATGCGGTGGACGGACTGCAAAGCCTCTCCGGGCATTTCGGCTCGCAGGTGGTGTGTCCGGGAACCGGAATGCTGCTGAACAACCGGATGAATTACTGGCATCTCGATGCCGGTCATCCAGACCTCCTGACGCCCGGCAAGCGTGTTCGACATACGATGAACCCGGTCATGGTCTTCGACGGACCGGCGGAAGAGGGCGGCGCCCTCAACCTCTGTTGCGGCACGCCCGGGGCCGACATGCAGGTCCAGGTGAACATGCAGCTGATCTCGGCGATCTACGATCACGGGCTCTCGGTGACGGAGGCGATCCACGCGCCGCGCTGGACCCATATGCAGGCGGGCATGAGCTCCAAATATCCGCACGAGAACAAGGACGACATGACCGCTGAGTCCCGGTTCGGGGAGGATGTCCTCGCCGACCTTGGGGCGCGCGGGCAGCCGGTGCGCGCGGTCGGTCCCTGGGGTGGCGGCGCCAGCGCCGGGGCGATCCAGGTCGGCGCGTTCGGCAGCTACCTCGCCGCCTCCGATCCGCGCCGGGACGGGCAGGCGCTGGTCTTCTGA
- the pncA gene encoding bifunctional nicotinamidase/pyrazinamidase — protein MTGPDTALILIDIQNDFCPGGALAVADGDAVVPVANALIDKFETIVLTQDWHPADHSSFASNHPGKDAFSLIEMPYGPQVLWPPHCIQGSEGAAFHKDLVTDKANLIVRKGFRSAIDSYSAFFENDHETTTGLAGYLKDRGISKLVMTGLATDFCVRFSAVDAAKLGFSVTLAEDGCRAIDLDGSLDAAKAAMREAGVTLTTSGNLTFG, from the coding sequence ATGACCGGCCCCGATACAGCGCTGATCCTCATCGACATCCAGAACGATTTTTGTCCCGGCGGCGCGCTCGCCGTTGCGGACGGCGATGCCGTCGTCCCGGTAGCGAATGCGCTGATCGACAAGTTCGAGACAATCGTGCTGACCCAGGACTGGCATCCGGCGGACCATTCCTCCTTTGCCTCGAACCATCCGGGCAAGGATGCCTTTTCCCTGATAGAGATGCCCTATGGCCCGCAGGTCCTCTGGCCGCCCCATTGCATTCAGGGCTCGGAGGGCGCCGCCTTCCATAAGGACCTCGTCACCGACAAGGCGAACCTGATTGTCCGCAAGGGCTTCCGCAGCGCAATCGACTCATACTCGGCCTTCTTCGAGAACGATCATGAGACGACCACGGGTCTCGCGGGTTATCTGAAGGATCGCGGGATCAGCAAACTCGTCATGACCGGTCTTGCGACCGATTTCTGCGTCCGCTTTTCTGCCGTCGACGCGGCGAAACTCGGCTTTTCCGTCACCCTCGCCGAGGACGGCTGCCGCGCGATAGATCTCGACGGCTCTCTCGACGCTGCGAAGGCGGCGATGCGCGAGGCCGGCGTCACTCTGACCACCAGTGGCAACCTGACGTTCGGCTGA
- a CDS encoding type 1 glutamine amidotransferase: MRVLIVENVAGTDIGRMGKTLARRNVELDIRQAFDGATLPATPNGHDALIVLGGPQDALDDAGSLWFPELLELMRTFDRARRPVLGICLGSQLLARAHGGRNILAQPLEFGYEPITPSVAGRDDPLMSLLDPGVPIFQWHSDTFELPPGATLLATGNN; this comes from the coding sequence ATGCGCGTCCTCATCGTCGAAAATGTCGCCGGCACCGACATCGGCCGTATGGGCAAGACCCTTGCGCGGCGGAATGTCGAATTGGATATCCGCCAGGCCTTTGACGGTGCGACCCTGCCTGCCACGCCGAACGGGCATGACGCGCTGATCGTACTCGGCGGCCCACAGGACGCGCTGGACGATGCAGGCTCGCTCTGGTTCCCGGAGCTTCTGGAACTGATGCGCACCTTCGACCGTGCGCGCCGTCCGGTGCTCGGGATCTGCCTCGGTTCCCAGCTCCTCGCCCGTGCCCATGGCGGCCGAAACATCCTGGCCCAGCCGCTCGAGTTCGGTTACGAGCCGATCACGCCGAGTGTGGCAGGGCGCGACGATCCGCTGATGTCCCTGCTTGACCCCGGGGTGCCGATCTTCCAGTGGCATTCGGACACGTTCGAGTTGCCGCCCGGCGCCACTCTGCTCGCTACCGGCAATAACTAG
- a CDS encoding SDR family oxidoreductase, whose protein sequence is MERFDLKDKIVLVAGASSGIGAATVERLLAEGARVIAAARRMDRLQALAKDRPGHCLPLQLDVADPDSTSSMVERMPEGWRNIHGAVVCAGHDVGGRARFDQADAETWANIIETNVNGTIRVCRAVIDRMTARGTGHIVTLGSVSGLITYPGGSIYSASKHAVRAFTDGLRKDYGDSDIRVTEILPGLTRTEFAESRWGDGSKAEAFYDKAPGLLEPEDIASAILYAMTAPESVNVSQIVVHPTRV, encoded by the coding sequence ATGGAACGGTTCGATCTGAAGGACAAAATCGTGCTGGTTGCAGGCGCCAGTTCCGGCATCGGAGCGGCAACGGTGGAGCGCTTGCTTGCCGAAGGCGCACGGGTGATCGCCGCGGCCCGGCGGATGGACCGCCTGCAAGCGCTTGCGAAGGACCGGCCAGGCCATTGCCTGCCCCTTCAGCTCGACGTCGCCGATCCGGACTCGACCTCCTCGATGGTCGAGCGCATGCCCGAAGGTTGGCGCAATATCCACGGTGCCGTGGTCTGCGCGGGTCACGATGTCGGCGGGAGGGCACGCTTCGATCAGGCGGATGCGGAAACCTGGGCGAATATCATCGAAACGAACGTGAACGGCACGATCCGTGTCTGCCGCGCGGTGATCGACCGAATGACGGCCCGCGGCACCGGCCATATCGTTACTCTCGGCTCGGTTTCCGGACTGATCACCTATCCAGGCGGCAGCATCTACAGCGCCTCAAAACATGCCGTGCGCGCCTTCACGGACGGGTTGCGCAAGGACTACGGCGATAGCGACATCCGGGTAACGGAGATCCTCCCGGGCCTGACCCGCACGGAGTTCGCGGAGAGCCGCTGGGGCGATGGCAGCAAGGCCGAAGCCTTCTACGACAAGGCGCCAGGCCTGCTGGAGCCCGAGGATATCGCAAGCGCGATTCTCTACGCGATGACGGCACCGGAAAGCGTGAACGTCTCGCAAATCGTCGTTCATCCGACGCGGGTCTGA
- a CDS encoding BCCT family transporter, producing the protein MTDVADRTPDGDANVIDTDYEIGQHNIQPQVGPFGMDIHNPVFAISAGSIILMVFYTLALPEQAGAFFGWLRPTLTSGFDWFFLLAGNVFVLLTLALIVSPLGKIRLGGTEATPDYSYPGWFAMLFAAGMGIGLMFYGVSEPISHFSSSIAEGAGAPDSWAPLAGAAGDAAEAKRLGMAATIFHWGLHPWAIYAVVALALALFAYNKGLPLSIRSIFYPIFGERVWGWTGHVIDTLAVFATLFGLATSLGIGAEQANAGLKFLFGIPADNTSKVVLISAITGIALISVCAGLEAGVKRLSEINMILAILLLGFVIVFGPTLAIATGFFSNLGAYLEYLPALSNPFGRDDANFSQGWTSFYWAWWISWSPFVGMFIARVSRGRTVREFLFCVLIIPSVVSVLWMTAFGGTAVSLLEGGYQAVADAQLELKLFTMLEQLPLAGITSFIGIVLVIVFFVTSSDSGSLVIDTITAGGKVDAPVPQRVFWATFEGMVAIALLLGGGLGALQAASVSTGLPFAVVLLLGCVSLVKGLMSEPKAK; encoded by the coding sequence ATGACGGACGTAGCTGACCGCACCCCGGACGGGGATGCGAATGTCATCGATACAGATTACGAAATCGGCCAGCACAACATTCAGCCGCAAGTCGGTCCTTTCGGGATGGACATCCACAATCCGGTCTTCGCGATCTCGGCCGGTTCCATCATCCTGATGGTGTTTTACACGCTGGCCTTGCCGGAACAGGCCGGCGCGTTTTTCGGGTGGCTCCGGCCGACGCTGACCTCCGGCTTCGACTGGTTCTTCCTGCTTGCCGGCAACGTCTTCGTCCTGCTGACGCTGGCGCTGATCGTCTCGCCGCTTGGCAAGATCCGGCTCGGCGGGACCGAGGCGACACCCGACTATTCCTATCCCGGGTGGTTCGCGATGCTGTTCGCCGCCGGCATGGGCATCGGTCTGATGTTCTACGGTGTTTCTGAGCCGATCTCGCATTTCTCCTCGTCTATCGCCGAGGGGGCGGGCGCGCCGGACAGTTGGGCGCCGCTTGCCGGTGCCGCCGGAGATGCGGCGGAAGCGAAACGCCTCGGCATGGCGGCGACGATCTTCCATTGGGGCCTGCATCCCTGGGCGATCTATGCCGTGGTTGCACTGGCGCTGGCCCTCTTCGCCTATAACAAGGGGCTGCCGCTGAGCATCCGCTCGATCTTCTATCCGATCTTCGGCGAGCGGGTCTGGGGCTGGACCGGGCATGTCATCGACACGCTCGCTGTCTTTGCGACCCTTTTCGGTCTCGCCACCTCGCTCGGTATCGGCGCGGAACAGGCCAACGCGGGCCTCAAATTCCTCTTCGGCATCCCGGCGGACAACACCTCCAAGGTCGTCCTGATCAGCGCGATCACGGGCATTGCCCTGATCTCGGTTTGCGCGGGTCTTGAGGCCGGGGTGAAGCGGCTCTCCGAGATCAACATGATCCTGGCGATCCTGCTGCTCGGCTTTGTGATCGTCTTCGGTCCGACACTTGCGATCGCGACCGGCTTCTTCAGCAATCTTGGCGCCTACCTCGAATATCTGCCCGCGCTCTCGAATCCGTTCGGGCGGGACGATGCGAACTTCTCCCAGGGCTGGACCTCGTTCTACTGGGCATGGTGGATCTCCTGGTCGCCGTTCGTCGGTATGTTCATCGCCCGCGTCAGCCGCGGCCGGACCGTGCGCGAGTTCCTGTTCTGCGTGCTGATCATTCCGTCTGTCGTCTCCGTGCTCTGGATGACGGCTTTCGGTGGCACCGCAGTTTCCCTGTTGGAGGGCGGCTACCAGGCGGTCGCGGACGCGCAGCTGGAGTTGAAGCTCTTCACGATGCTGGAGCAACTGCCGCTCGCCGGGATCACCTCCTTCATCGGGATCGTGCTGGTGATCGTGTTCTTCGTGACCTCGTCCGACTCCGGCTCTCTGGTGATCGACACCATCACCGCCGGCGGCAAGGTCGACGCTCCGGTCCCGCAGCGGGTCTTCTGGGCCACCTTCGAGGGCATGGTTGCGATCGCGCTGCTGCTCGGCGGCGGGCTCGGGGCCCTGCAGGCGGCCTCGGTCTCGACCGGTCTGCCTTTCGCGGTCGTGCTGCTGCTCGGCTGTGTATCGCTGGTCAAGGGGCTGATGAGCGAGCCGAAGGCGAAGTAA